The Plasmodium cynomolgi strain B DNA, chromosome 5, whole genome shotgun sequence genome segment TATGACGAGGATCGACCCCAAGTCCTAGATCATTTAGTTGATAGCAATTTAATttcgaaaaagagaaagctTAACAGTGCCGGTGTGAATGCTTCTCCTTACTATGAAAGGAATGTGAAGCAGAGGACCACTCTGTACGGCACTTATGGGCAACCGGGAGACTTTAGGGTGAACAGGCCCGTCCACCTGAAGCCCACCGTTACTCTCTACCCCAATGTGCAGCACTTGATGGCATacaatagaaataaaaatagtaacACGAATGGCTTGTACAACTTTCATTCGAAAAGGGGCGGGAAGAGGCGAACGTGACCTTACCCTTTTGTTCTAGGAGCGGTTGGTTTGTGCAGCGGTTGGGGGAGGGAGAAGATCCCCTATTTAATCGCCTCACCATTTGTAACAACTTGGGGAATTCAGCTGTGCATGGTTTGTCTTCCCCCCGACACGGAGCCAGTTCTGCATTGTGCATCAGCATTGTGCATCCGCGTTGTGCATCACTCATTGCGCGTCCTCCGTTTTTCCCGCTTCTAACCCTCCCCCCGACGCACACACGTcaggccttttttttttagtgtttCAAAAACGCGTGAAGGTGGCCCCCACCtggagtatttttttttttaaaaactcacAAAGTGGGAGATaattcaaaaggggaaatcaAAATGATCGTTCTGTGTCGTCTTTGTTGTTACGCGGTGTACAAGGGAGAGAGGAGACCCCCGGGGTTGGCACTAACAGCGGCAGGGCGTCGCCATGAGCAAATCAACCGTGGAGCCCCCCCGCTAACGCCGCTAACACTGctaacaccgctaacaccgctaacaccgctaacaccgctaacaccgctaacactgctaacaccgctaacaccgctaacAGCGCGATGGGCTAAAGGTGCCGCCCGACGATGCGGTAAAAGCTGTCGAAGTCCTGCAGCCCCCGTTTTATCTCAAAGTCGACGAGGTTACAGTtcgagtttttaaaaaaattaatgagaGGGGAGTTGGTCAACTCGTACGTGTTCAGTCGGTGGGTAACTATTTCCTCACTGTCATCACTCCTCCTCTGTAACTTTGGGTTACCCTTACACTTCTCACAGTCCTGGGGCGGAGAAATAGGAGGCATATCATACGGGCCCTCTCGAATATGGGCAACGTTAAAATTTCTGTTGCATTCACTGCAAATTCTCCTccccataatttttttaatgaggaTATGCCGTGGCATGTGTATATTGATGAACAGATCGATGCTTGTGATTTTTACTAGCTCTTTACACTGAAATAAATTACGTGGAAATCCATCCAAAATGAACCCCTTAAAATAGCTATCCTTCTGTACTGTCACCTTGGTTATTTCGTCCTTCACTATCCGTACGATCAAATCATCTGAGACTAGGTTTCCACTCGTGACTACTTTGTCGATTTCTTTCCCTatggtagtttttttttttatttcttcccttAGTATATTCCCCATGTTTATGTGCTTCAGCTTTTCTTTCTTGGACAGGATCTCCGCAAAGGTGCCCTTCCCCACCCCGGGTGCTCCGAACAGTACAATTTTTAATGGGCCTTTTGCTTTCATAGTTGCTCTGATCATtagggttttttttcttcttttgttaATACTCTTCTAAGTAGGTGTACAAATatttaacactttttttgtacgtTGGCAGATTTATGCTAACAGAGATTTATCCTCATTCATATGACTACGTTTAGGTGACGCTTTTCTCTGTGTAGGTACCTCCTCTCCTGCGTCTGTTTTGATgatcatatgtacatgcgctTATGAGTTACGTGTCTCCCCTCTCCGTTGTAGCTACACCAACGGTTAGCACAGTTGGAAAGCTATGCAGTAATGCACAAATTAATTGCTCCTACACCATTGCAATAATCACTGCATCTACTTGGGCCACTTCACTTGTGTGTTTGAAAATGGGGGGACCCTTcttggaggggggggattGGGGAGTTTAGATCCCATTCGTCACGCTCTGTGGTGCGAAGTGGAGGGGACTCCGGTCAGTCAACCACATTGTTGAAgtgaaaacaaatgtgtGATGCTCTCCCGAAGGTGGACGTTTTTTCTCCGTGAATTGTTTAGTGGGATGAACAGGGGGAGCGCCAAGTGGGTTCAGAGTGGAATACTATAATCATACTTCACCTCGTTTGCCATACCGAGGTGACTGCACCTGGCCATGTGTCACTCTCCACCCCGCTGTGACTTACCGCGGTCACTGAATCTATCTCGGATTCGCCCACTTCGCCGTGTTCACTATAAGTACGACACGGGGGAGAAATTAAATGGGTTCAAAATGGGTTCAAAGTGGATCAACTTGGATCTACGTGGCTCAACGTGGGGCGCATCAAAACGGccaaaaatttaatgcaaaggggaaaaaaaaaagaagaaaaaaagaaaaagaagaaaaaaagaaatcattTGGAGGCGGAACTCCGAAGGGGAAGCACCTTGACGTGTTTTcgtgaaggagaaagaagagCTTCATCCCGGTTCGCAAATGTAATTCTCATAGAGTGGGGCACCACTGGGGGAGAGCGCGGTCAAGGAGGGGAAGATGCAAAAcatattattcttttttttttcttcttatcgCTTCTCCCATGAGCAGATCAAACTGCACATCGCAATTTGCATGAGCGCATCATGGGCTATGCCTTTTTGGCATTATAGCCTCGGAGGAGTTATATGGTAACACCAACTTCAGTTGGTATATCTTCCTCACCCCCGCCTCTACCCACTAATCGTACAAATAATCCGcaattaaataattcaaGTTTTTCCTAAACGACCTGAACAAGTCATAATTTATTCTCTGGAAAAGCTTCTTCGtgtaaaaggagaaaacgtTGGTCCTCTGTGCAgacaatttttcttcatatggGGAGCTGCCCatgggcacaaaaaaaatgttgtaaaaaggaTGTACTTTTTCCTCGTTGGCCATTTTTAAtagaattaataaattttcaaagGAGTTCAAATTGATGCGCGGAGTGGGAAGACAGTATTCGTGAAAATGGCCTTTAAATTTGTCCAAAAagattttgtaaaattggtTAGCTTGCTCGtaggagaagaaaatgggtacgtacttttttttcttgtctcGCGTTTCTAGCTGTATGATGAGGGAGGCACGATCGTCACTCGACCCATCCAGTGTGTACGTTAGAAACACATTTGGATATAACTCCACCCGGACATCCTTCTTCAAACTCTGCCAAAAAAACAGCTCATAAAAACGCTTTTTAATCGCCGATTTATGTAGAGTTACCTTATTAATGTAGTACACGGGGGTGCCATAAAAaacctttttattctttaataCGTGTTGGAGTTGTTCGTAATGCGGGACTAGGACAAAATCGATTGTGTTGCTGTGGGAATTTTTAAGCTCCAGAAAATGTTTCAAGTTGGTTAATTTGATTTTGGACCCAAAGAACAacttatttgttttttcttttaaatttttattaaataagtGTAATATATCATCTCTATACGCTTCTGCAGTTTTCaaatcgaagaaaaaaattccaaccGCGTTATTGTtgtgtatgttttttaagTTGATTTCTCTTCGTTTGTTTTGGTTAACTTTTAACAGGGGAAACAGCTCTTCCCCCTCGcggccatttttttcgagcGTTACATCGTCGCGTTGGCTGTCCCCGTGGACGGGCGGGGATCCTTCCCGTGAATTAGCAGTGTCACTAGGGGATGCGTCACCATTGGGGGGTGCATCACCATTGGGGGGTGCATCACCATTGGGGGGTGCGTCACCATTGGGGGGTGCGTCACCATTGGGGGGTTCGTCCCCGCTTTTTCGCTTCCCTACATGCTTCTCTATCTCTTCCTCTGCTTGTCTCCCCGTTTGCCCCCCCCTTTCACCCCTGTTGTAGTCCAAGGTGAACGACAAAATTGCATCGTCGAATTCGTTGGTTACAACAAACAGGGGCAcgttttccaaatttttcatttcatacttgttttctttctttttaaaaaaaataaaattcagtTTCCTTAACAATTTGAAATTTCCCGAGTGGTGTGTGATCTCGCCCTTTATCGGATTGATTACATGCACGGGCAATTGCTTCTTGTGGGCTACTATTTTTCTACATTCCAGCTGCACCCCCCGATTTGGTGACCCACTTAggtaaaggaaaataattaaacatCTCAGTAGGAGGCTGTTCAAAGGTGGAAGATGCATTTTACTGCGCGCGGATCTGCTTCTATGGTGTGTGTGCGAGCGGACATGAATATCCGCCCCCTCCCCCACGGTGTTGCTTCACCGCAGAGGTTGCCCCTTCAGCGCCCAACATTTCGAGGGCCCCCAAGGCGAAACGGACTGAAGGAGggcgcggaaaaaaaaaaaaaacgctacAAGTTTGCGAAGTGGTGGCAGGGAGAACTGGTAAAATTACGAAATCGCGAGTTCGTCATGTTGTGTACTGTACTGTNNNNNNNNNNNNNNNNNNNNNNNNNNNNNNNNNNNNNNNNNNNNNNNNNNNNNNNNNNNNNNNNNNNNNNNNNNNNNNNNNNNNNNNNNNNNNNNNNNNNNNNNNNNNNNNNNNNNNNNNNNNNNNNNNNNNNNNNNNNNNNNNNNNNNNNNNNNNNNNNNNNNNNNNNNNNNNNNNNNNNNNNNNNNNNNNNNNNNNNNNNNNNNNNNNNNNNNNNNNNTTTTTGGTTTTCCCCGCCTTTTCCTGTCGCAGGTTGCCACTCTTTTTGAGGTCCTCTAAATTGTACGGTGAGGGTGAGGCGAAGCTGCTCAATTCAGACTGACACGTGtgcttttttccttaattttttctttgtctcCCCGCTGCTTGACTCACgtgcgtacatatatatgtatacatgtatgtgcacatattttttcacacctGTGTGTGCCTCCTAAGCGCGCGATTTTCCCCCGGTGAGCAGTCGCTCCATTAGATTTCCGCGCGTGTAGAGTGGAATTCATTGCGCGTAACCGCGAATAAACAGCTAACCCAACCGTCAACGAAGCGGCCCCCTAGCTGAGCAGCCCTCCAACGAAGCGGCCCCCTAGCTGAGCAGCCCTCCAACGAAGCGGCCCCCTAGCTAAGCAGCCCTCCAACGAAGCGGCCCCCTAGCTGAGTAGCTCTCCAACGAAGCAACCACCAAGCCGCGCACCCTCCGCTACACGCAGAACAAAATGAGGGAGCTGCCGCGGCCCTACCCCAGGCCCAATGGAAACAGCAGCCAAAGCAACAACCTAATCGCCACGCTGAGTGAAATGCAAATTGACGCGGATTACATCCAGCAACTCAGATGGAACATAAAGACCAAGGTGGATATCTTAATGAGCAAACTATTCCCCATAACGAGAAAACAAGAGGAAAAGAGATTTATAGTCataatcgaaaaaaaaaaaaattatgataacTTCCGATGCCCGATATGCATGTTGATACTGTACAAGCCAGTGAGGACAAAATGTGGTCATATGTTTTGCAAGGAATGTATAGAGTACGTTTTGAAAAAGTTCGACTACTGCCCCATGTGCAGGGAAAATATAAAGGAGTTCAAATTGGCACATGTGCGAAATAGCTTCTTGGGCAAGGAGTACACAGATATAAAAATCAGATGCTGGAGGTGCAAGGAGATTACTGATATAGAGCATTATGAGGCCCATCTGCAAAGTCACTTGGATGACGGCGCTGACGGGGGAAATGGCTGCTGGAGCGGGAGCGTAAGCGGTGCCCCTACATGCCTCGTCACCGACACGACCCCTGGAAGCGTCTCATGTATAGGGGCAATCCTACAAGCTGATTCGACAGACCCGCTCATTCAAGCTCTAAGCCCATTCTTCAATAAACGAATTAACGTAGCAAATAGAGACGAATTCGTAAAAGCTGTGAGGGAGAACCAACTGAACACGGATATACACAGTGTGCATCTGTTGTTTGGGAAAAGGGCCGAAAGGGAAACCCCAAATGGGAGGGAAGCCGGGCCTGGAAGTTTATATGGAAGCCAAAGTAGGAACCCCAAGTTGTGTCGAAGTAGTAACCCATGTGAACAACACAGCGAAATGATCAACATGGATGACATCACATGGGACGCGTTCATCCTTCTGCAAATAAAACGGgataaaaagaagcaaatttGTAAATCTGACGTGAGAGACGACGATAAAGCATACAGTTCTATGTTTCCCTCACCAAATGGTGACCCGAAAGGAGAGGAGAACATGGATTACTCCCCCTCGGACAAGAAGGATCAACCTACGAAACGTAGCAGGAGGGACATCATATACACATTAGACAATTTTGAAGCttaccaaaaaaggaaattaaaaaaaaataaaacgaacaAGTATTTTTATGTCCTCCTCGAGTACAACGAGAGGGGGTTGTTTTTCACCCCcatgaaaaatattcccaTGTTTAAAGACATGCATATGGAAAGGAGTGTCATTTATAGGGGTGGAGACAAGCGTTGGGATGGGAATGATATGAGGGAGAACAAAAGGGACGACTCCCCATCACCC includes the following:
- a CDS encoding adenylate kinase 1 (putative) — its product is MKAKGPLKIVLFGAPGVGKGTFAEILSKKEKLKHINMGNILREEIKKKTTIGKEIDKVVTSGNLVSDDLIVRIVKDEITKVTVQKDSYFKGFILDGFPRNLFQCKELDCEKCKGNPKLQRRSDDSEEIVTHRLNTYELTNSPLINFFKNSNCNLVDFEIKRGLQDFDSFYRIVGRHL
- a CDS encoding hypothetical protein (putative), whose product is MHLPPLNSLLLRCLIIFLYLSGSPNRGVQLECRKIVAHKKQLPVHVINPIKGEITHHSGNFKLLRKLNFIFFKKKENKYEMKNLENVPLFVVTNEFDDAILSFTLDYNRGERGGQTGRQAEEEIEKHVGKRKSGDEPPNGDAPPNGDAPPNGDAPPNGDAPPNGDASPSDTANSREGSPPVHGDSQRDDVTLEKNGREGEELFPLLKVNQNKRREINLKNIHNNNAVGIFFFDLKTAEAYRDDILHLFNKNLKEKTNKLFFGSKIKLTNLKHFLELKNSHSNTIDFVLVPHYEQLQHVLKNKKVFYGTPVYYINKSLKKDVRVELYPNVFLTYTLDGSSDDRASLIIQLETRDKKKKYVPIFFSYEQANQFYKIFLDKFKGHFHEYCLPTPRINLNSFENLLILLKMANEEKVHPFYNIFFVPMGSSPYEEKLSAQRTNVFSFYTKKLFQRINYDLFRSFRKNLNYLIADYLYD
- a CDS encoding RING finger protein (putative) — protein: ENIKEFKLAHVRNSFLGKEYTDIKIRCWRCKEITDIEHYEAHLQSHLDDGADGGNGCWSGSVSGAPTCLVTDTTPGSVSCIGAILQADSTDPLIQALSPFFNKRINVANRDEFVKAVRENQLNTDIHSVHLLFGKRAERETPNGREAGPGSLYGSQSRNPKLCRSSNPCEQHSEMINMDDITWDAFILLQIKRDKKKQICKSDVRDDDKAYSSMFPSPNGDPKGEENMDYSPSDKKDQPTKRSRRDIIYTLDNFEAYQKRKLKKNKTNKYFYVLLEYNERGLFFTPMKNIPMFKDMHMERSVIYRGGDKRWDGNDMRENKRDDSPSPDEQLIDILGKLNEKIKSKTYHKYLYNAVHLFHEFSNWYCRIEQSDTKIAVKRTHFKKNQLEDFELMLLLFYLKYECTMPEIVDYGSMYSCAAFLNKVISSSKETHQAVFVTDVYTYRENTTTRGKHRLGGEQTNKSNSLAGISSVSLRKADMNVQFVLRLRRGRPTARGQQQADVGAGVDQHQVKAQRSGQLHDYDDVTDLCYLLLCYSEMGFQWDVNESLEFSKTKKNMPYKEMNVFFTIDKLILCLFNVRRKKYNPLFWNSAHLLQYLLHFCAD